A region from the Mucilaginibacter sp. CSA2-8R genome encodes:
- a CDS encoding deoxyguanosinetriphosphate triphosphohydrolase has protein sequence MYWEKLISAKRWGVENAETQDQDKARSQFQKDYDRLIFSSPFRRLQNKTQVFPLPGSVFVHNRLTHSLEVASVGRSLGTIFYNNLKKQDPEVDKRLPLISEVGNMVAAACLAHDMGNPAFGHSGESALSRYFTDGDGAQYRNQLTDQQWHDLIHFEGNANAFRLLTHGFTGKGNGAFALTYTTLASIVKYPCAAVAGHVKGNIHQKKYGFFQSEQNSFQYIAEELGLIKSSENPLIYKRHPLVYLVEAADDICYNIIDLEDAHRLKILSYDKIKELLMPICNSTRMSSWLENEFEDEDAKVSIMRAKAINNLINACSQLFMANQKAILSGNFNMGLTDALEEPYLTPWKEISKISVAKIYNYQSVVQIEVAGYKVMAGLLEEFIPAVLINNSAYHKKLIQLIPKQFITDKQDLYSRIQSVLDFVSGMTDLYAVEIYRNIKGISFPAIH, from the coding sequence ATGTATTGGGAAAAACTGATATCGGCAAAACGCTGGGGTGTTGAAAACGCAGAAACGCAGGATCAAGACAAAGCACGGTCACAGTTTCAAAAAGATTACGACCGACTTATTTTCTCTTCGCCTTTCCGTAGGCTGCAAAATAAAACGCAGGTTTTCCCGCTGCCGGGTAGTGTGTTTGTGCACAACCGCCTTACCCATAGCCTGGAGGTAGCCAGCGTTGGCCGCTCGTTAGGCACTATATTTTACAACAACCTCAAAAAGCAGGACCCGGAGGTAGATAAACGTCTGCCGCTCATTAGCGAGGTAGGTAACATGGTAGCCGCCGCCTGCCTGGCGCATGATATGGGTAACCCGGCCTTCGGTCACTCTGGCGAGTCGGCCTTGTCGCGTTACTTTACCGATGGCGACGGTGCCCAATACCGCAACCAGCTGACCGATCAGCAATGGCATGATTTAATCCATTTTGAAGGTAACGCCAATGCCTTTCGTTTGCTTACTCATGGCTTTACTGGTAAGGGTAACGGTGCTTTTGCATTAACTTATACCACGCTCGCCTCCATTGTCAAGTATCCATGTGCTGCTGTAGCCGGGCACGTAAAAGGCAATATACATCAAAAAAAGTATGGCTTTTTCCAGTCGGAACAAAACAGCTTCCAATACATTGCCGAAGAGTTAGGGCTGATTAAGTCATCCGAAAATCCGCTCATCTACAAGCGCCATCCGTTAGTGTATTTAGTTGAAGCGGCTGATGACATCTGTTACAACATAATCGATTTGGAAGATGCACATCGCTTAAAAATATTATCATACGATAAAATAAAAGAGCTGCTGATGCCAATTTGCAACAGCACGCGCATGAGTAGCTGGCTGGAAAACGAGTTTGAAGACGAAGATGCCAAAGTAAGCATCATGAGGGCAAAAGCCATCAACAACCTTATTAATGCTTGTTCACAACTGTTTATGGCCAACCAAAAAGCTATCCTGAGCGGCAATTTTAATATGGGTTTAACTGATGCATTAGAAGAGCCATATTTAACACCTTGGAAAGAAATTAGTAAAATATCTGTGGCTAAAATTTACAACTACCAATCGGTAGTGCAGATAGAAGTGGCCGGTTACAAGGTAATGGCAGGCTTGCTCGAAGAGTTTATACCGGCGGTGTTAATTAATAATTCGGCTTACCACAAAAAACTAATACAGTTAATACCCAAACAGTTTATCACTGATAAGCAGGATTTATATTCCAGAATACAAAGCGTACTCGATTTTGTATCGGGCATGACAGACCTATATGCTGTTGAGATATACCGTAATATTAAGGGTATTTCGTTCCCGGCAATTCACTGA
- a CDS encoding dipeptidase: MQEIKQYIENHKERLLNELFELLRFPSVSADPKYKADVLKTAEYTANKLREAGADNVEVCPTAGYPIVYGEKIIDSSKPTVLVYGHYDVQPADPLELWKTPPFEPTVRDGKIYARGACDDKGQFYMHVKAFELMMRTSTLPCNIKFMIEGEEEVGSNNLGIFVKENKERLKADVVLISDTSMLSMETPSLETGLRGLSYLEVEVVGPNRDLHSGVYGGAVANPATILAKMIASLHDENNHITIPGFYDDVAELSAEERQALNAAPYDEDAYKKDLDIADVWGEKGYSTLERTGTRPTLEVNGIWSGYIGEGAKTVLPSKANAKISMRLVPNQTSDKITQLFTEHFTRIAPPYVKVQVTPHHGGEPVVTPTNSVAYQAAQKAITEAFGVAPIPTRGGGSIPIVALFEAELGIKTVLMGFGLDSDALHSPNEKYDVYNYYKGIETIPLFYKHYAEMSK, encoded by the coding sequence ATGCAAGAGATTAAACAGTATATTGAAAATCATAAAGAACGTTTACTAAACGAGCTTTTTGAGCTGCTGCGCTTTCCATCGGTAAGCGCCGACCCTAAATATAAGGCGGATGTGTTGAAGACAGCTGAATACACCGCTAATAAACTACGAGAGGCTGGTGCAGATAATGTAGAAGTTTGCCCAACAGCCGGCTATCCTATTGTGTACGGCGAGAAAATTATTGACAGCTCAAAACCTACAGTATTGGTTTATGGACATTATGATGTGCAACCTGCCGATCCGTTAGAATTATGGAAAACGCCGCCTTTCGAACCAACCGTTCGGGATGGTAAAATTTATGCACGCGGTGCATGCGACGACAAAGGCCAGTTTTACATGCACGTAAAAGCTTTTGAGTTAATGATGCGTACTAGTACCCTGCCCTGCAACATCAAATTTATGATTGAAGGTGAGGAAGAAGTAGGCTCTAACAATCTGGGCATTTTTGTTAAAGAAAACAAAGAGCGGTTAAAAGCCGACGTTGTATTGATTTCTGACACATCAATGCTGAGCATGGAAACCCCCTCGCTCGAAACAGGCCTTCGTGGCTTATCATATCTTGAAGTAGAGGTGGTTGGCCCTAATCGCGATTTACACTCAGGTGTTTATGGCGGTGCCGTAGCTAACCCGGCCACTATACTGGCTAAAATGATTGCCTCGCTGCACGATGAAAACAATCATATTACCATACCTGGCTTTTATGATGACGTAGCCGAACTTTCGGCCGAAGAGCGTCAGGCATTAAACGCGGCACCTTATGATGAAGATGCCTACAAGAAAGACTTAGACATTGCCGATGTTTGGGGCGAAAAGGGTTACTCTACCCTCGAACGCACCGGCACCCGCCCAACGCTTGAGGTAAACGGTATTTGGAGCGGCTACATTGGTGAAGGCGCCAAAACCGTATTGCCATCAAAAGCCAACGCCAAAATATCCATGCGTTTGGTACCTAACCAAACATCGGACAAAATTACACAGTTATTTACTGAGCACTTTACCCGTATTGCACCGCCATATGTTAAAGTACAGGTAACGCCACATCATGGCGGCGAGCCTGTAGTAACGCCAACCAACAGCGTGGCTTACCAGGCTGCTCAAAAAGCAATTACTGAAGCGTTTGGCGTAGCTCCTATACCAACCCGTGGTGGCGGCAGCATTCCTATTGTAGCGTTGTTTGAAGCCGAACTGGGCATCAAAACAGTGTTAATGGGTTTTGGGCTGGACAGCGATGCACTGCACTCCCCTAACGAAAAATACGATGTTTATAATTACTATAAAGGCATCGAAACTATTCCATTATTTTACAAGCACTATGCAGAAATGAGCAAATAA
- a CDS encoding tetratricopeptide repeat protein has protein sequence MKKLITCLILVISAISSYAIGANYYGKQDTTEVIDLTIRGFDMRMTDPSQALKYADRALNLAKKLGYEKGEADALRLRGLAESYLGNSQKAIESFSFALDVYKNLFNVLGEVRIYLNISSLYQNVDYDQCISYLDSAMNLYHSRRLDNKTILASIYLNYGNVYQLQKSYTKSFVNYHKSYDIIKELNESDLLGVVLTNLGIIESITGHPDRAKSYLYDALKTAKEHEYNQLIAQINLTLASIFTEQNDFDKAEKSLEEGKAYAELIDNASILQIYRMNSYRLELKRKNFEKALRHLQDIYRIDSIQYSTRNSAELSLFQANYRKDKLSQEKNAMLMRQKYDRNKFISTIVLAACLIVVILLLVNNVKRKAETNKMLTDLNAEISTQKDNLDKINHYLEEIIDDRTKDLQLKNKKLSDYSSHLSHQVRGPIATLKGLMNLEQEGLVSQEECIQLMIKCVSEIDDKILDMSDMLHNPERSNL, from the coding sequence ATGAAGAAACTTATAACCTGTCTTATTTTAGTAATCTCAGCGATTAGTTCGTACGCAATAGGTGCGAATTATTATGGTAAGCAGGATACTACCGAGGTTATAGATTTAACAATACGAGGTTTCGATATGCGAATGACTGATCCCTCGCAGGCTTTAAAGTATGCTGATCGGGCACTCAACCTCGCAAAGAAATTAGGATATGAAAAAGGTGAAGCTGACGCACTTCGGCTTCGCGGCTTAGCTGAAAGTTATTTAGGAAACTCTCAAAAGGCGATAGAAAGTTTTTCGTTTGCGTTAGATGTATACAAAAATCTCTTTAATGTACTTGGAGAAGTGAGGATATATCTAAACATCAGTTCTTTATATCAAAATGTGGATTATGATCAATGTATAAGTTATTTAGACTCTGCTATGAACTTATATCATAGCCGTCGGCTTGATAACAAAACTATATTGGCTTCCATTTATTTAAATTACGGAAACGTTTACCAGCTACAAAAAAGCTATACAAAATCTTTTGTGAACTATCACAAGAGTTATGATATCATCAAAGAGTTGAACGAGTCGGATCTCTTAGGTGTTGTTTTAACCAATTTAGGTATCATCGAGTCAATCACAGGGCACCCCGATAGAGCAAAAAGCTACCTTTATGACGCGCTCAAAACAGCGAAAGAGCATGAATATAATCAGCTTATTGCACAAATCAATCTAACGCTTGCTTCCATATTTACAGAGCAGAATGATTTTGATAAGGCTGAAAAAAGCCTGGAGGAAGGTAAAGCATACGCTGAGCTTATTGACAACGCGAGCATATTGCAGATTTACCGGATGAACTCGTACCGGCTCGAGTTAAAGCGCAAGAATTTTGAAAAGGCACTTCGTCATTTGCAGGACATTTACCGGATAGACAGTATACAATATAGCACCCGAAATTCTGCCGAATTAAGTCTATTTCAGGCAAACTACCGGAAAGATAAGTTAAGTCAGGAAAAAAACGCAATGCTGATGCGGCAGAAATATGATCGTAATAAGTTTATTAGCACTATTGTACTGGCCGCCTGTTTAATTGTGGTGATTTTATTATTGGTGAACAATGTAAAGCGGAAGGCAGAAACCAACAAAATGCTTACGGATCTGAATGCCGAAATATCTACACAAAAAGATAATCTCGACAAAATCAATCATTACCTGGAAGAGATTATTGATGATCGTACCAAAGACTTACAGTTGAAAAATAAAAAGCTCTCTGATTACTCATCGCACTTATCGCATCAAGTACGTGGCCCGATAGCTACCTTAAAAGGCTTAATGAATCTGGAACAAGAGGGGCTGGTAAGCCAAGAAGAATGTATTCAGCTTATGATAAAATGTGTATCAGAAATCGATGACAAGATTTTAGATATGAGCGATATGTTACACAATCCAGAACGCAGCAACCTATAA
- a CDS encoding helix-turn-helix transcriptional regulator, with translation MSPLINNKAVNSVGNNIRTLRHQRGWSQEDVANRLGISIPAFSKIETGITDVNLSRLEQIANIYEITVVQLLGLGLTESEKQYSSMSAAQKKLNAREAEIADLQRKVIELYEELHNRKMVAASM, from the coding sequence ATGAGCCCGTTAATCAACAACAAAGCCGTTAACTCAGTAGGAAATAATATTCGCACATTACGTCATCAGCGTGGCTGGAGCCAAGAAGATGTAGCAAACCGTTTGGGCATTTCTATCCCTGCCTTTTCTAAAATTGAAACCGGTATTACTGATGTAAATCTTTCACGCCTGGAGCAGATTGCCAACATTTACGAAATTACTGTAGTTCAGTTGTTGGGCTTAGGGCTTACCGAAAGCGAAAAACAATACTCAAGCATGAGCGCAGCACAGAAAAAGCTGAACGCGCGTGAGGCAGAGATAGCCGATTTACAACGCAAAGTGATTGAGCTTTACGAAGAGTTGCACAACCGCAAGATGGTTGCCGCATCAATGTAA
- a CDS encoding UvrD-helicase domain-containing protein yields MDYLQGLNPQQRAAAEQTEGPVMIIAGAGSGKTRVITYRVAHLIHKGVDPFNILVLTFTNKAAKEMRERISKVVGAEAKNIWMGTFHSVFAKILRVEASKLGYTSNFTIYDTDDSKSVLRAVLKEMNLDDKLYNPNYVYNRISAAKNNLVSWQEYQKNDQIQADDFSNGRGHLGKVYEMYATRCYRAGAMDFDDLLFKTNELLKNFPDVLYKYQNKFKYLMVDEYQDTNFSQYLIVKKLAAINENLCVVGDDAQSIYAFRGANIQNILNFEKDYPDLKVYKLEQNYRSTQNIVNVANSIISNNKEQLKKNVFSEKDHGDKIKVIRAFSDNEEGKTVAETIMQERTTRGLKWSDFAILYRTNAQSRSMEEALRKLNIPYKIYGGLSFYQRKEIKDLIAYFRLTFNPNDEEALKRVINYPRRGIGDTTVDRIILSAGQNNISLWEVIIEPSKYLDGRSAGSVATFSTMIQSFQVLAKNQSAYDAALHIAQHSGLLKDLYEDKSVEGLNRYENIQELLNGIKEFSEREDIEDRGLDVFMQDVALLTNDDNDKNPNAETVSLMTIHSSKGLEFPHVFVVGLEENLFPSQMSLNSRTDLEEERRLFYVAVTRAENKLTISYATSRFKFGTLINCEPSRFLDEIDAQYLELDFKAKSQTGNPFFDDDRKAWSRNTDTFSKPKPPTTVKTTSLLAKAHVPTAGFSPSDTSKLQVGMEVEHERFGFGKVVNLEGNKPDVKATIFFKEIGQKQLLLKFAKLRIVEL; encoded by the coding sequence TTGGATTACTTACAGGGATTAAATCCGCAGCAACGAGCTGCCGCAGAGCAAACAGAAGGCCCTGTGATGATTATAGCCGGTGCCGGGTCGGGCAAAACCAGGGTAATTACTTACCGGGTAGCGCACCTTATACATAAAGGCGTTGACCCTTTTAATATACTGGTACTCACATTTACTAATAAGGCAGCCAAAGAGATGCGCGAACGTATTAGTAAGGTAGTAGGTGCTGAGGCTAAAAATATATGGATGGGTACCTTTCACTCGGTGTTTGCCAAAATACTACGTGTAGAAGCCAGCAAATTAGGTTATACCAGCAACTTTACCATTTATGATACCGACGACAGCAAAAGTGTGCTGCGTGCCGTGTTAAAAGAAATGAACCTGGATGATAAGTTATATAACCCCAACTATGTGTATAACCGCATATCGGCCGCTAAAAACAATTTAGTATCATGGCAGGAATATCAGAAAAATGACCAGATACAAGCCGACGATTTTTCGAACGGCCGCGGCCATTTAGGTAAAGTTTACGAAATGTATGCCACCCGTTGTTACCGTGCCGGTGCGATGGATTTTGACGATTTGCTGTTTAAAACCAACGAATTATTAAAAAACTTTCCAGATGTACTTTACAAATATCAGAACAAGTTTAAATACCTGATGGTGGATGAGTATCAGGACACTAACTTTTCGCAGTACCTGATTGTAAAAAAACTGGCCGCCATTAACGAAAACCTATGCGTAGTGGGTGATGATGCACAAAGTATCTATGCGTTTCGTGGAGCCAACATCCAGAACATCTTAAACTTTGAGAAAGATTACCCTGACCTGAAAGTATATAAGCTTGAACAAAACTATCGCTCTACCCAAAATATTGTAAATGTTGCTAACAGCATCATCTCCAATAACAAGGAACAGCTTAAAAAGAATGTATTTTCAGAAAAAGACCACGGCGATAAAATTAAAGTAATCCGTGCTTTTAGCGATAATGAAGAAGGCAAAACTGTTGCCGAAACCATTATGCAGGAGCGCACCACCAGAGGCCTTAAATGGAGCGACTTTGCCATCTTATACCGCACCAACGCCCAGTCGCGCTCAATGGAGGAGGCTTTGCGCAAGCTGAATATTCCGTATAAAATATACGGTGGCTTGTCCTTCTATCAGCGTAAAGAGATTAAGGATTTAATTGCCTATTTCAGGCTCACCTTTAACCCTAATGACGAGGAGGCTTTAAAACGCGTTATCAATTACCCGCGCCGGGGCATAGGCGATACCACGGTTGACCGCATTATATTAAGTGCCGGGCAGAATAACATATCTCTTTGGGAAGTAATTATTGAGCCCAGCAAATATTTGGACGGCCGCAGCGCCGGCAGTGTGGCCACGTTTTCTACCATGATCCAAAGCTTCCAGGTGCTGGCGAAAAACCAGTCGGCTTATGATGCGGCGCTGCACATTGCGCAGCATTCTGGCTTGTTGAAAGACTTGTATGAAGACAAATCGGTAGAAGGTCTTAACCGTTATGAAAATATTCAAGAGTTACTGAACGGTATTAAAGAATTTTCTGAACGTGAAGATATTGAAGATCGTGGCTTGGACGTGTTTATGCAGGACGTGGCGCTGCTCACTAATGATGATAACGACAAAAACCCAAACGCCGAGACAGTATCACTGATGACCATACACTCCTCTAAAGGATTGGAGTTTCCGCATGTGTTTGTGGTAGGCCTAGAAGAAAACCTGTTCCCGTCGCAGATGTCGCTCAACTCGCGCACCGATCTAGAAGAAGAACGTCGTTTATTTTACGTGGCTGTAACCCGCGCCGAAAACAAGCTCACCATCAGTTACGCCACCTCAAGGTTTAAATTTGGTACGCTAATTAACTGCGAGCCGAGCCGTTTTCTCGACGAGATTGACGCGCAATATCTGGAACTTGATTTTAAAGCCAAATCACAAACCGGTAATCCGTTTTTTGACGATGACCGTAAAGCCTGGAGCCGCAACACAGATACGTTCTCGAAGCCAAAACCGCCAACAACGGTTAAAACTACTTCATTACTCGCTAAGGCACATGTGCCAACTGCCGGCTTTTCACCTTCTGACACCTCCAAACTGCAAGTTGGGATGGAAGTAGAACATGAGCGCTTCGGTTTCGGCAAAGTGGTGAATTTGGAAGGAAATAAACCAGACGTTAAAGCCACCATATTTTTTAAAGAAATTGGCCAAAAGCAATTACTCCTAAAATTTGCCAAACTTCGAATTGTGGAATTGTAA
- a CDS encoding AAA family ATPase: MAAKGELKDIYFNKKDVDLNAYPFNLPFFINTNQISINPQVTYFVGENGSGKSTMLEAIAVACGFNPEGGSMNFNFGTRESHSPLHRHITISRGTHRHTDGYFLRSESFFNVATEIERLDYDEETDVQTSSIINSYGGVSLHQQSHGESFWALFSHRFGGNGLYILDEPEAALSPAKQMAMLLRMHELAGLRSQFLIATHSPIILAYPFATIYEFTEQGIAKRNYEQTELYQSYHNFLHNPQQMIKRLLDL, translated from the coding sequence ATGGCAGCCAAAGGAGAACTGAAGGATATCTACTTTAATAAAAAAGATGTCGACTTGAATGCCTATCCGTTCAACCTCCCTTTCTTTATCAATACCAATCAAATCAGCATTAATCCGCAGGTAACGTATTTTGTAGGCGAGAACGGCTCAGGTAAATCCACTATGCTCGAAGCCATTGCCGTAGCCTGTGGCTTTAACCCCGAGGGCGGTTCCATGAATTTCAATTTCGGCACACGCGAGTCGCATTCGCCGCTACACCGGCACATTACAATATCGAGAGGCACGCACAGGCATACCGACGGTTACTTTTTGCGAAGCGAAAGCTTTTTTAACGTAGCCACCGAGATTGAAAGGCTGGATTATGATGAAGAAACTGATGTACAAACAAGTTCCATCATCAATTCTTACGGAGGCGTATCGTTGCATCAGCAATCGCATGGCGAATCTTTTTGGGCACTGTTTAGTCACCGTTTTGGAGGTAATGGTTTATACATCCTAGATGAGCCCGAGGCGGCCCTTTCGCCGGCCAAACAAATGGCTATGCTGTTACGCATGCATGAGCTGGCTGGTTTACGATCGCAATTTCTTATTGCTACACACTCACCTATCATACTGGCTTACCCTTTTGCTACCATCTACGAGTTTACTGAGCAAGGTATAGCCAAGCGAAATTATGAACAAACGGAGCTTTATCAATCGTACCATAACTTTTTGCACAACCCTCAGCAAATGATTAAAAGACTGCTCGATTTGTAG
- a CDS encoding SDR family oxidoreductase has protein sequence MSTQQKYALITGGTSGIGYELSKLFARDGYNLVLVSRSDERLEEVAREFEQQYNVEVKTIAKDLFKPGVAKEIYEQTSQWGLTINALINNAGQAGYGAFVETDLDRDIDLIHLDIIALVSLTKHYLKEMVARNEGKILNVASSLAVTPTPLMAVYGAAKAFVLSFTEAVIQEVKDTNVSLTVLLPNATDTDFFHKAKAIDTVAYKKMTFYKPEEVAAAAYESLQAGDAKVEPGIINKVNNFFNRVVPDGLAAKVTSGITAPSTSGKQHTDHAASAEERATINNQTGNKEGDFTSHQGHQHED, from the coding sequence ATGAGCACGCAACAGAAATATGCATTAATTACAGGCGGTACCAGCGGTATTGGATATGAGTTATCTAAGTTATTTGCACGCGACGGTTACAACCTGGTGTTAGTGAGCCGGAGCGACGAGCGCCTGGAAGAAGTGGCCCGCGAGTTTGAGCAGCAGTACAATGTAGAAGTAAAAACCATTGCCAAAGACTTGTTTAAACCTGGTGTGGCCAAAGAAATATATGAGCAAACCTCTCAATGGGGACTAACTATTAACGCCCTAATTAATAATGCCGGACAGGCTGGATATGGAGCTTTTGTAGAAACGGATCTGGACAGGGATATTGACCTTATCCATCTGGATATTATTGCGTTGGTGAGCCTCACTAAACATTATCTAAAAGAGATGGTGGCCCGCAACGAAGGTAAGATTCTTAATGTTGCCTCATCGTTGGCTGTAACGCCTACGCCTTTGATGGCGGTGTATGGTGCGGCGAAGGCTTTCGTATTATCATTTACTGAAGCGGTTATCCAGGAAGTTAAAGACACTAACGTTTCGCTTACGGTTTTGCTGCCCAACGCTACCGATACCGACTTTTTTCATAAAGCCAAAGCTATAGATACGGTAGCTTATAAAAAGATGACCTTTTATAAGCCCGAAGAAGTAGCCGCTGCTGCTTATGAAAGTTTGCAGGCCGGCGATGCCAAAGTGGAGCCGGGCATTATTAATAAAGTAAATAATTTTTTTAACCGCGTAGTGCCCGATGGTTTGGCTGCAAAAGTAACCAGCGGTATTACAGCACCAAGCACCAGTGGCAAGCAGCATACCGACCATGCGGCATCAGCCGAGGAGCGGGCTACAATAAACAACCAAACCGGAAATAAAGAGGGTGATTTTACCTCACACCAGGGCCATCAGCACGAAGACTAG
- a CDS encoding thioredoxin domain-containing protein: MNRLAQSTSPYLLQHANNPVDWYPWGAEALQKARDENKLIIVSIGYSACHWCHVMEHESFEDEQVAALMNEHFICIKVDREERPDVDQIYMSAVQLMTNRGGWPLNCICLPDQRPIYGGTYYPKHDWLNILMSLADFYTNRPDEAVDYAVRLTEGVQQFESVDLVTEQPNYSADDLHTIVKNWRKYLDANEGGTGHAPKFPMPNNWLFLMRYAHLFNDEGIASLTKLTLHKMAFGGIYDHIGGGFARYSVDGRWHVPHFEKMLYDNAQLVGLYAEAYIWNADPIYQHTVAETIAFVQRELTAPIGGFYAALDADSEGVEGKFYTFTKTEVVAILGNDADLFCIYYNITPDGNWEEEQTNVLFRKEHDVTLAAQLGMPVEALRTAVQAAKNKLFDVRSKRVRPGLDNKILASWNGLMLKGLAEAYRTFNEPSYLSLALNNAMFITQNLIGANHRLTRIYKTGGTAQPISFLDDYANVIDGFSALYEVTFDIQWLHLAAKLTDNAIAYYYNEAEGMFFYTAADDEQLIARKTEIMDGVISSSNSVMARNLKKLSLLLGNTQYEAISAQLLRNVMPYMAKYGSSYANWALLLLEEVKGVYEVAVTGSSAEALRREVEQNYIPNKIMLGGNQENLPLLQNRISEQNRIFICKNKTCGLPAYTVQDALKQIEPS; this comes from the coding sequence ATGAATCGTCTTGCCCAATCCACATCGCCCTATTTACTACAACACGCCAATAACCCGGTTGACTGGTACCCTTGGGGTGCCGAGGCGCTTCAAAAAGCTCGTGACGAAAATAAGCTGATCATTGTAAGCATTGGATATTCGGCCTGCCATTGGTGCCACGTAATGGAGCACGAGAGTTTCGAGGATGAGCAGGTAGCCGCCCTGATGAATGAGCATTTCATCTGTATTAAGGTAGACCGCGAAGAACGCCCCGATGTTGACCAAATTTACATGAGTGCCGTACAACTCATGACCAACCGTGGCGGCTGGCCGCTTAACTGCATATGCCTGCCCGACCAGCGCCCCATTTATGGAGGTACTTATTACCCCAAACACGATTGGTTAAATATATTGATGAGCCTGGCCGATTTTTATACTAACCGGCCCGACGAAGCAGTTGATTATGCCGTGCGCCTGACCGAAGGCGTGCAGCAATTTGAGTCGGTTGATTTGGTAACAGAACAGCCCAATTACTCAGCTGATGATTTACATACCATTGTAAAAAACTGGCGCAAGTATTTAGATGCTAACGAAGGAGGTACAGGCCATGCGCCTAAATTTCCGATGCCTAATAACTGGCTGTTTTTAATGCGTTACGCGCACTTATTTAACGACGAAGGTATCGCATCCCTTACTAAACTGACGCTGCATAAAATGGCCTTCGGCGGTATATACGATCACATTGGCGGGGGCTTTGCACGTTACTCGGTTGATGGACGCTGGCATGTGCCGCACTTCGAGAAAATGCTGTATGACAATGCACAGTTGGTTGGCTTATATGCCGAGGCTTATATATGGAATGCCGATCCTATATATCAACATACCGTTGCCGAAACCATTGCCTTTGTACAGCGCGAATTGACAGCGCCCATTGGTGGCTTTTATGCTGCACTGGATGCCGACAGCGAAGGCGTAGAGGGTAAGTTTTATACCTTCACCAAAACGGAGGTTGTAGCTATTTTAGGAAACGATGCCGACTTGTTTTGTATTTATTACAACATCACACCAGATGGCAATTGGGAAGAAGAGCAGACTAATGTTTTGTTCAGAAAAGAGCACGATGTAACATTGGCCGCCCAGTTAGGCATGCCGGTTGAAGCCTTGCGAACCGCCGTCCAGGCCGCTAAAAACAAACTTTTTGACGTGCGAAGTAAGCGTGTAAGGCCGGGACTCGATAATAAAATACTTGCCTCATGGAACGGGCTGATGTTAAAAGGCCTGGCCGAAGCATACCGTACCTTTAATGAGCCATCGTACCTTAGTTTGGCTTTAAACAATGCAATGTTCATCACTCAAAATTTGATTGGTGCTAACCATCGGCTTACAAGGATTTATAAAACCGGAGGAACAGCACAACCTATTTCCTTTTTAGATGACTATGCTAACGTAATTGACGGGTTCAGTGCCTTGTATGAGGTTACCTTTGACATACAATGGCTGCATTTGGCGGCAAAGCTTACCGATAACGCCATCGCTTATTACTACAATGAGGCGGAGGGTATGTTTTTTTACACTGCGGCCGACGACGAACAGCTCATTGCCCGTAAAACTGAAATCATGGATGGGGTTATTTCATCTTCCAATTCAGTAATGGCGCGTAACCTTAAAAAGCTGTCGTTATTATTAGGTAATACGCAGTATGAAGCCATATCAGCGCAGCTGCTGCGTAATGTGATGCCTTACATGGCCAAATATGGTTCTTCTTATGCTAACTGGGCGCTATTACTGCTCGAAGAAGTTAAAGGTGTTTATGAAGTGGCTGTTACCGGAAGCAGCGCAGAGGCTTTGCGACGCGAGGTAGAGCAAAACTATATTCCAAACAAAATTATGTTGGGCGGTAATCAAGAAAACTTACCTTTACTGCAAAACCGGATATCAGAGCAAAACCGCATTTTTATATGTAAAAATAAAACCTGCGGTTTGCCGGCGTACACCGTACAGGATGCTTTAAAACAAATAGAGCCATCCTGA